Proteins encoded together in one Citromicrobium bathyomarinum window:
- a CDS encoding RES family NAD+ phosphorylase, with translation MAGSEEEGEPPQIREAFERTVRLVSSARLREAVMAPLADNGEELALLAEIEGATSSRLIAEERGLGGLTADELVHGVPHARFINASFAYAKPREPNRFNPANRGAWYAALDVETCIAEVGHHLTQALADADDFDAVVEYGEMIASMAGVFIDLRGVPDHPALDPDKTKGYPVGNALAAQARAAGHNGIIYSSVRHAGGTCIAALWPNVVQSVAQGAMYRLTWSGNPAFDWEAI, from the coding sequence GTGGCGGGCTCTGAGGAGGAGGGCGAGCCGCCGCAGATCCGCGAAGCCTTCGAGCGGACGGTCCGGCTCGTTTCCAGCGCGCGTTTGCGCGAAGCGGTCATGGCTCCGCTAGCCGACAATGGTGAAGAGCTTGCGCTGCTCGCTGAAATCGAGGGGGCGACGAGTTCGCGCCTGATCGCCGAAGAGCGCGGGCTTGGCGGGCTGACAGCCGACGAGCTGGTTCACGGCGTGCCGCATGCCAGATTTATCAATGCGAGCTTCGCCTATGCCAAGCCGCGCGAGCCCAATCGCTTCAACCCCGCGAACCGCGGCGCATGGTATGCCGCGCTCGATGTCGAGACCTGCATCGCCGAGGTCGGTCATCACCTGACGCAGGCGCTCGCCGATGCCGACGATTTCGATGCCGTTGTCGAATATGGCGAGATGATCGCCAGCATGGCGGGGGTCTTTATCGATCTGCGCGGCGTGCCTGATCACCCCGCACTCGATCCGGACAAGACGAAAGGCTATCCGGTCGGCAATGCTCTAGCGGCGCAGGCGCGCGCCGCCGGCCATAACGGGATTATCTATTCTTCGGTCCGCCATGCGGGCGGAACCTGCATCGCGGCCTTGTGGCCCAATGTCGTGCAATCGGTCGCGCAAGGGGCGATGTATCGCCTGACCTGGTCCGGCAATCCTGCCTTTGATTGGGAAGCAATCTAG
- a CDS encoding antitoxin Xre-like helix-turn-helix domain-containing protein codes for MVSAAIQHAEAPPGLQTFASDGDRSRLTSAAVKAVLRLIEAWGASNADGAALLGVSESTWDRMKAGTWEGSLGQDQLTRASALIGLFKGLHLLFANDMADRWPKLENRAPVFDRRSPIQAMIEGGIPRMLETRQYIDALRGGL; via the coding sequence ATGGTAAGTGCAGCGATTCAACATGCCGAAGCTCCCCCGGGGCTTCAGACCTTTGCAAGCGACGGTGATCGCAGCCGCCTCACCAGCGCTGCGGTAAAAGCCGTGCTGCGGCTCATCGAGGCTTGGGGTGCGAGCAACGCCGACGGTGCTGCACTGCTCGGCGTGTCCGAAAGCACCTGGGACCGGATGAAAGCCGGAACATGGGAGGGCTCGCTCGGTCAGGACCAGTTGACCCGCGCGTCGGCGCTGATCGGCCTGTTCAAGGGGCTGCACCTGCTGTTTGCCAACGACATGGCCGACCGCTGGCCGAAACTCGAAAACAGGGCTCCGGTCTTCGATCGCCGCTCGCCCATCCAGGCAATGATCGAAGGCGGTATTCCGCGCATGTTAGAGACTAGGCAATATATCGACGCGCTTCGTGGCGGGCTCTGA